From Plasmodium brasilianum strain Bolivian I chromosome 2, whole genome shotgun sequence, one genomic window encodes:
- a CDS encoding hypothetical protein (conserved Plasmodium protein) → MKELSIEKELELIYEYMTSFEHLMRNFSDYIKRKKTKRKVIEKSDLIDKFFLKYLNKNIPSKLFLHMKCTRNSNFYEHIFLCTFYQIIVKYIVYDPLFRYQKSLEHDIDEESGDFQKEGSNNIYLEGNINSYSDTIYMDDDEKCLGKELFDDDARDRGKERFGDDGKDGGKVKAPKIESVEACRKNDDTSKLIDNTNTYFISRKSKEKKERITREVLDIIEKENLKFQKLNDEYFILNLTYEKICDLIYSFGIVCYIFEFYSFFKIKNINIMKNKKCSFNFFNWMFDIKYNVLKNMNLSSVNKKSKYNTKNESDKNCSLGEKLYDDITISDVKKCMNDEETYCNDNSNKNNFYNIEGFSSNNKFFENENSFVDENFLIYMLTKKEDIENIFSSYNEEKKRKNHPSMNYGENILNNSILNVEKIRENNNTINEEQIISNNYLEGDGKYRENVNNTVSNVNNLISGNIDFLKSAQLNNNINGNTHNISSMNNIRSMHNIRSMHNIRSMNNIRSMNNIRSMNNISIRNNINDVDSINSVNNISNSKTKKNYEIIKAHLENIYVKMKNVKTSRLYVSLYLYVNYVFEFLDDNSKKHFKKISTFNLCFDESTYETKIMDNLCMVNNLNNYCSSNLSKNNDHYLKKKNFISFHLGGFIEFINKKNSSNKKNVIMHLKKYIDNDLFNDKNVLSIEYNEMDDKKYKNINEHDEYYKICFSHNGGYEQEYLSNKNSILSSGNDTCIGKDRSNSNDINKCNVRNKINGEENCRKYNESKEDRGQKNRGKKKKLKNKSNGYNKINGSKRKNHDIIDNSIFSNKNEKKNNATSVIVQINKFVNDYIYMFISYVCLNVMKLSIFLIDKYNITIPNKYIDLSCYIYICQMNKLNSNILYFISKYNIHHYIFSNDIANKDLKANYHIYKNIEYNGLSTKYNDFHFTFMGDIVSFHDISRRRHHNKSYTNYNPYDNYYKGKRNYLTRNGAKDGYVDCSGTKYNNSSSSNKDNQSKKDGGCNNNLSLCISEVCNLPNGSGIKNDDCYFLSSSHVKMNTIYDTHKNGHYSVQSQAVSSNTIKINSNSNDYVKCTELNNKCVPYEYTKENQMNSLYVCLSPNNNLNEEMQGKMQTKVQREVEKKNFNNSLLEETKRYANEEQNNLSINPCVPEEKSSGAVNSFVQMENIKNERSCSSYINMNISNKCAADNSYSNNCEEEQFHNNSNMTKKGEEDIHNKTNKYSNTFEEMKTTVQASNFEDKNSTQVGNIINCSGSGSSNSNGNSRSNSGTPLLGKNVNNSTNMNNRRYVEVLFNISKISSINFLNSDLYPIKLNVMYNLHLNEILMNDTRVSNIVDHCRGDKTLELELIKQKLINGNIKYAIKLIKIYNYELLQFPNLFFYLNYKSYNYLLSTFDRKYIIYYLFDNPKYLKVYFNVLLKKRNWEYCLMALYFLYPLYITSEDTDFRMLYFLYFKPKKTRKMSYSNNVINNEQYPRHFENDYRRDINEKYIHNIANYSSNDDNTNYTFNNICSFLKSECVIINDTYFTFKNEEVMPCDSVTRKVYKLSDLCKYFDMFEKFKKINSEIIRNSFNYLIKRNGTCACKGNYICINDLGSSLKEVVLVEKFDDFFKLYEHIKQNEKIIFIDSEWKCSIFRENPIVSIFQIALKNNSLSYIIDMKKIVVENYEINYYISDLFRDQNIIKIGVAFLNNDMLQFRKFYDIMNMLQCEKYNNILLTQNNRGEGEEGENIEYRENRKSKENRKNKQNGENKNLSNNTYTLSDFKVGINNTTDCHMLLKKIMKNVMENSNDSNNDMNNENKYYYFYKNNFSFPDSRKKERQMKKNTNLDDDISYKNIFPVNYFIKYKNNESLIDKHLNTKCETCNKIGIYSCIHKYYDLEYIYIKYYEDLKTYFPHLKRNTSFSVKIFGKALLPEKEVNKECQIINWNFRPLSSNGVEYAVLDVLILKNFFNLIQSKLPFVIECTL, encoded by the coding sequence ATGAAAGAATTATCGATAGAAAAAGAGTTAGAACTGATATATGAATACATGACATCATTTGAACATTTAATGAGGAATTTTAGtgattatattaaaagaaaaaagacaaaaagaaaagttaTTGAAAAAAGTGATTTGatagataaattttttcttaaatatttaaataaaaatataccatCCAAGTTATTTCTTCATATGAAATGTACAAGaaatagtaatttttatgaacatatttttctctgcactttttatcaaattattgtaaaatatatagtttatGACCCGTTGTTTCGGTATCAAAAAAGTTTAGAACATGATATTGATGAGGAAAGTGGGGACTTTCAAAAAGAAGGAAGTAACAATATATACTTGGAGGGGAATATAAACAGTTATAGTGAcactatatatatggatgATGATGAGAAGTGTTTAGGTAAGGAATTATTTGATGATGATGCGAGGGATCGTGGTAAGGAAAGGTTTGGTGATGATGGAAAGGACGGTGGTAAGGTAAAAGCTCCTAAAATAGAATCAGTTGAAGCATGTCGAAAAAATGATGATACGTCAAAATTAATAGATAACACAAATACGTATTTTATTTCACGGAAAAGCAAAgagaagaaagaaagaataaCAAGGGAGGTACTTGATATTATCGAAAAAGAAAACTTAAAATTCCAAAAGTTAAAtgatgaatattttattcttaatttgACATATGAGAAAATATGTGACCTAATATATTCCTTTGGTATcgtatgttatatatttgaattttattcattttttaagataaaaaatattaatattatgaaaaataaaaaatgctcatttaatttctttaacTGGATgtttgatataaaatataacgttttgaaaaatatgaatttaagttcagtaaataaaaaaagtaaatataatacaaaaaatgaaagtgaTAAGAATTGTTCTTTGGGTGAAAAGTTATATGATGACATTACTATTAGTGATGTCAAAAAATGCATGAATGATGAAGAAACTTACTGTAatgataacagtaataaaaacaatttttataatattgaaGGTTtcagtagtaataataaattttttgaaaatgaaaattcttttgttgatgaaaattttctaatttatatgttaactaaaaaagaagacattgaaaatattttttcatcgtacaatgaagagaaaaaaagaaaaaatcatCCCTCAATGAATTATGGGGAAAACATTCTAAATAACAGCATTTTAAATGTTGAAAAGATAAGGGAAAATAATAACACTATAAATGAAGAACAGATTATCAGTAACAATTATCTTGAGGGTGATGGTAAGTATAGAGAGAATGTAAATAACACTGTAAGCAATGTAAACAATTTGATTAGTGGAAATATCGATTTTTTAAAGAGCGctcaattaaataataatattaatggtAATACGCATAATATAAGTAGcatgaataatataagaaGCATGCATAATATAAGAAGCATGCATAATATAAGAAGcatgaataatataagaagcatgaataatataagaagcatgaataatataagtattaggaataatattaatgatgTGGATAGTATTAATAGTGTGAATAATATAAGTAAtagcaaaacaaaaaaaaattacgaaataataaaggcccatttagaaaatatatacgttaagatgaaaaatgtgaaaacATCGAGACTATACGTATcgttgtatttatatgtgaaCTATGTATTTGAGTTTTTAGATGATAATAGCAAGAAacattttaagaaaataagtACTTTCAATTTATGTTTTGATGAAAGCACATATGAAACTAAAATTATGGACAATTTATGTAtggtaaataatttaaacaatTATTGTAGTAGTAACTTAAGTAAGAATAATgatcattatttaaaaaaaaaaaatttcatttcatttcatttagGTGGTTTTattgaatttattaataaaaaaaattcatctaataaaaaaaatgttataatgcatttaaaaaagtacattGATAATGATTTATTTAATGACAAAAATGTGCTATCTATTGAATATAATGAGATGGATGataagaaatataagaatatcaATGAACATGATGAATATTACAAGATTTGTTTTAGCCATAATGGGGGGTATGAACAAGAGTATCTGAGTAACAAAAATTCCATTTTGAGCAGTGGTAATGATACTTGTATTGGTAAAGATAGAAGTAACAGTAATGATATCAATAAATGCAATGtaaggaataaaattaacGGGGAGGAAAATTGTAGAAAGTACAATGAATCAAAAGAGGATAGGGGACAAAAAAACAgaggtaaaaaaaagaaattgaaaaataaatcgaatggttataataaaataaatggcTCAAAACGGAAGAATCATGATATTATTGATAACagtattttttctaataaaaatgaaaaaaagaataatgcTACTTCTGTCATAGTTcagataaataaatttgtaaatgattatatatatatgtttatttccTATGTTTGCCTAAATGTCATGAAAttgtctatttttttaatagataaatataatataactatACCTAATAAGTATATAGATCTTAGCTGctatatttacatttgcCAAATGAATAAGTTAAATTCGaatatactatattttataagcaagtataatatacatcattatatattttcaaatgatATAGCTAATAAAGATCTTAAAGCgaattatcatatatataagaacatTGAATATAATGGCTTAAGTACCAAATATAACGATTTTCATTTTACGTTTATGGGTGACATTGTATCATTTCATGACATATCAAGAAGAAGACATCATAATAAAAGTTATACCAACTACAATCCTTACGACAATTATTACAAGGGAAAAAGGAATTACCTCACTCGTAACGGCGCAAAAGATGGATACGTAGACTGTTCTGGAACAAAGTATAACAACAGCAGTAGTAGCAATAAAGACAATCAGAGTAAGAAAGACGGAGGATGTAATAATAATCTCAGTTTATGTATAAGTGAAGTGTGCAACTTGCCAAACGGAAGTGGTATCAAAAATGACGACTGCTACTTTTTGTCGTCATCTCATGTTAAAATGAACACAATTTATGACACTCATAAAAACGGCCATTATTCAGTACAGTCTCAAGCAGTGTCATcgaatacaataaaaattaattcaaatAGTAATGATTATGTGAAATGCACAGAACTAAATAACAAGTGTGTTCCTTATGAATATACTAAGGAAAATCAGATGAACTccttgtatgtatgtttgtcacctaacaataatttaaatgaagaaatgcAAGGAAAAATGCAAACAAAAGTGCAGAGAGAagtggaaaaaaagaattttaataattcccTTTTGGAAGAAACCAAAAGATACGCTAATGAAGAACAGAACAATTTAAGTATCAACCCTTGTGTACCCGAAGAGAAAAGTAGTGGTGCTGTCAATTCATTTGTacaaatggaaaatataaagaacGAACGATCTTGTtcatcatatattaatatgaatattagTAACAAATGTGCTGCTGATAATTCTTACAGTAATAATTGTGAAGAGGAGCAATTtcataataacagtaacatGACCAAAAAGGGGGAGGAGGATATACATAATAAGACGaataaatatagtaataCATTTGAGGAAATGAAAACAACTGTTCAAGCGTCTAATTTCGAAGATAAAAACAGCACACAAGTAGGTAATATCATAAATTGTAGTGGCAGTGGTAGTAGCAATAGTAATGGCAATAGCAGAAGTAACAGTGGCACTCCACTTCTGGGAAAGAACGTTAATAATAGTACGAATATGAATAATAGAAGATATGTGGAAGTACTTTTTAACATCAGCAAAATTAGTagcataaattttttgaacaGTGATTTATACccaataaaattaaatgtaatgTATAATTTACATTTGAATGAGATTCTTATGAACGATACAAGGGTTTCAAATATTGTAGATCATTGCAGAGGTGACAAAACATTAGAATTAGaattaattaaacaaaaGTTAATAAAcggtaatataaaatatgcaattaagttaataaaaatatataattatgagtTGTTGCAATTTcctaatttattcttttatttaaattataaatctTATAATTATCTTTTAAGTACTTTTGATAGAAAGTACATTATTTACTATTTGTTTGACAATCCAAAGTATTTgaaagtatattttaatgtattattaaaaaaaaggaattggGAATATTGCCTCATGgcattatatttcttatatccTTTATATATCACATCAGAAGATACAGATTTTcgaatgttatattttttatattttaagccTAAAAAAACGAGGAAAATGAGTTATAGCaataatgttataaataatgaacaaTACCCAAGGCACTTTGAGAACGATTATAGAAGAGACATAAATGAgaagtatatacataatatagcAAATTACAGTagtaatgatgataatacaaattacacttttaataatatttgttcttttttaaaaagtgaaTGTGTTATCATAAATGATAcgtattttacatttaaaaatgaagaagttATGCCTTGTGATAGTGTTACTAGGAAAGTGTATAAGTTGTCTGacttatgtaaatattttgatatgtttgaaaagtttaaaaaaataaattcagaaattattagaaattcttttaattatttaattaaaaggaATGGAACATGTGCATGCAAAGGgaattatatttgtataaatgaTTTGGGTTCCTCCTTAAAAGAAGTTGTTTTAGTAGAAAAATTTGatgatttttttaagttatatgaacatataaaacaaaatgaaaagataatttttatagattCTGAATGGAAATGTTCAATATTTCGTGAAAATCCTATAGTCTCCATTTTTCAGATTGCcttgaaaaataattcattgtCTTATATAATcgatatgaaaaaaatagttgttgaaaattatgaaattaatTACTACATTTCGGACCTTTTCAGAgatcaaaatattattaaaataggaGTAGCATTTTTAAACAATGATATGTTGcaatttagaaaattttatgatattatGAATATGCTGCAGTGtgagaaatataataatatattattaactcAAAATAACAGAGGAGAGGGTGAAGAGGGGgaaaatatagaatatagGGAGAATAGAAAGAGTAAGGAAAATAGAAAGAATAAGCAAAATGGGGAAAATAAGAACTTATCCAATAATACGTATACATTAAGCGATTTCAAAGTTGGCATTAACAACACAACGGACTGTcatatgttattaaaaaaaattatgaaaaatgtaatgGAGAACAGTAATGATAGCAACAACGATATGAATAATGAGAATaagtattactatttttataaaaataatttcagtTTTCCTGATAGTAGAAAAAAGGAAcgtcaaatgaaaaaaaatactaatcTAGATGATGATataagttataaaaatatattccctgtaaattattttataaaatacaagAATAATGAATCTTTAATTGATAAACATTTGAATACAAAATGTGAAACATGTAACAAAATTGGTATATATAgttgtatacataaatattatgatttagaatatatatatataaaatattatgaagatTTAAAAACATACTTTCCTCATCTTAAAAGAAATACGAGCTTTtctgttaaaatttttggaaAAGCTTTACTCCCCGAAAAAGAAGTTAATAAAGAATGTCAAATAATTAATTGGAATTTTAGACCACTTTCCTCAAATGGTGTTGAATATGCAGTACTAGACGTGctcattttgaaaaatttttttaacttaattCAATCAAAATTGCCTTTCGTTATTGAATGtactttataa
- a CDS encoding eukaryotic translation initiation factor 2 subunit alpha: MAELGRSKADLGDCRFYEKKFPEVDDLIMVKVNRIEDMGAYVSILEYNDMEGMILMSELSKRRFRSVNKLIRVGRHEVVLVLRVDNQKGYIDLSKRRVSPKDIIKCEENFSKSKKVHQTVRHVAQKHNMTVEELNKKAIWPLYQKYGHAFDALKEATMNPDVVFKDLDLDESIKESLLADIKLRLTPQALRLRGRIDVWCFSYEGIDAVKEALKKGKEISNNEVTINIKLIAPPQYVIVTSCHDKDLGMSKIQEAMKVISDKIKEYKGGDFKQQGEILVIGGDDEKRLDELLDKHDELSSDEDYNSSDEDEENSSEDEENSSEEEEED, encoded by the exons atggCGGAACTTGGGAGGAGCAAAGCCGATTTAGGTGATTGTCGTTTTTATGAAAAGAAGTTTCCCGAAGTTGACGACTTGATTATGGTTAAGGTTAACAGAATTGAGGATATGGGGGCATATGTTTCCATTTTGGAGTATAATGATATGGAAG gtATGATTTTAATGTCTGAATTATCGAAAAGAAGATTTCGAAgtgttaataaattaattcgTGTAGGTAGGCATGAAGTAGTTTTAGTGTTAAGAGTTGATAATCAAAAAGGATATATCGATTTATCAAAAAGAAGGGTATCTCCGAaagatataattaaatgtgAAGAGAATTTTTCCAAATCTAAGAAAGTACATCAAACAGTTAGGCATGTTGCACAAAAACACAATATGACTGTTGaggaattaaataaaaaagccaTTTGGCCCttatatcaaaaatatgGACATGCATTTGATGCTTTAAAAGAAGCAACTATGAATCCTGATGTTGTTTTTAAAGATTTAGATTTAGATGAAAGTATAAAGGAATCTCTCCTTGCAGATATAAAACTTAGATTAACACCTCAAGCATTAAGATTAAGAGGAAGAATAGATGTTTGGTGTTTCAGTTATGAAGGTATTGATGCAGTTAAAGaagctttaaaaaaaggaaaggaaaTTTCGAATAACGAAGTAACTATTAATATCAAATTAATAGCACCTCCCCAATATGTTATCGTTACTTCATGCCATGATAAAGATCTTGGTATGTCCAAAATTCAAGAAGCTATGAAAGTTATTAGTGacaaaattaaagaataCAAAGGAGGCGATTTTAAACAGCAAGGTGAAATTTTGGTCATAGGAGGGGATGACGAAAAAAGATTAGATGAATTGTTAGACAAGCATGATGAACTATCTAGCGATGAAGACTACAATAGTAGTGATGAAGACGAAGAAAATTCAAGCGAAGATGAAGAAAATTCAAGTGAGGAGGAAGAAGAGGATTAA
- a CDS encoding actin-like protein: protein MEKRLKKNDYENEYKYYILQMGRKYTYVGFSGLHKPLSVHITPDFFLYNENFHNVVEDKNKIYEIIQMFSKKEKGETELYKETGYSLSTEKEKSDELTKKVSFSNNMASPAEGADNFSTHNRAEDYATSAKSIIYNGYAEDDEGNYIDGDENNNKLEKHEPNEKRKEKGKNLIYHYEYKYNQDINLWNKFFEEFVFKIFHNFLKTSNKAKKVIVVLNMFIPTIIKYALCKSLIENFEYSSISYINDLVSPLYLCNCNTCVVIDLGYLNCRLLPIINGFPLYHHYTYINNGGFYINNEIKRLLKEQYIKRNMCKGKDPNNDITYSSNGASSNSVNNNRYNNMTCSGEKVINVHEKKKNIDTDISSELLNYYYNLYPLDEILNVIDSMTDDNIENMKIRYCYLKNEKTNFSSDKYVLYQFKNYEIIIEPNTRWKACEILFNMDHEQNIYSLLSSIVDKLNIFESSVFYNILLVGGCSNIKGIISKITQTFYEVLKEKKTFIKDFGNKINFLLPKISPNLRQFIGASICSNLENLPDYTQEHIINNVLYDHLNEDVYLTFKK from the exons atggaaaaaaggcttaaaaaaaatgattacgaaaatgaatataaatactaCATACTACAAATGG gaAGAAAATACACCTATGTAGGCTTTTCAGGATTACACAAACCTCTATCGGTTCATATCACGCCagatttttttctttacaacgaaaattttcataatgtTGTTGaagacaaaaataaaatttatgagATAATACAAATGTtttcaaaaaaggaaaagggcGAAACTGAGTTATATAAAGAGACAGGTTATTCATTGTCTactgaaaaagaaaaatcggATGAACTAACAAAGAAAGTAAgtttttctaataatatgGCTTCGCCTGCCGAAGGTGCCGATAACTTTTCTACTCATAACCGTGCAGAGGATTACGCTACTTCGGCTAAAAGTATCATATATAATGGATATGCTGAAGATGATGAAGGGAATTACATCGATGgagatgaaaataataataaattagaaaaacaTGAACCCAatgagaaaagaaaagaaaaaggaaagaacTTGATTTACCATTacgaatataaatataaccaAGATATTAACTTATGgaacaaattttttgaagaatttgttttcaaaatatttcataatttccTTAAAACAAGTAACAAGGCAAAAAAAGTTATTGTCGTTTTGAATATGTTTATCCCtacaataattaaatatgctCTTTGTAAAAGtttaatagaaaattttgaatattctTCAATTTCTTATATCAACGACTTAGTATCTCCATTATATCTGTGCAACTGCAATACATGTGTTGTAATTGATTTGGGTTATTTAAATTGTAGATTGTTGCCTATAATAAATGGATTTCCTTTATATCATCATTATACCTATATAAACAATGGTGGATTTTATATcaataatgaaattaaaagattattaaaagaacaatacataaaaagaaatatgtgTAAAGGGAAAGATCCAAATAATGATATCACGTACAGTTCTAATGGTGCTAGCTCTAACAGCGTTAATAATAATCGGTACAACAATATGACATGTTCAGGTGAAAAAGTGATAAAtgtacatgaaaaaaaaaaaaatatagatacaGATATATCATCTGAATTATTAAACTATTACTATAATTTATATCCTCTAgatgaaattttaaatgttattGATAGCATGACAGATgataatattgaaaatatgaaaataagatattgttatttaaaaaatgaaaaaactaaTTTTAGCAGtgataaatatgttttatatcaatttaaaaattatgaaataattatagaACCTAACACTAGATGGAAGGCTTGTGAAATATTATTCAATATGGATCATGAGCAGAATATATACTCTTTACTTTCATCTATAGTAGAtaaattgaatatttttgaatcctctgttttttataatatattactgGTTGGTGGTTGTAGTAATATTAAGGgaattatttcaaaaattacaCAAACATTCTATGAAGTactaaaggaaaaaaaaacattcatTAAAGATTttggaaataaaataaattttctccTTCCTAAAATATCCCCTAATTTACGTCAATTTATAGGGGCTTCTATCTGCTCCAATTTGGAAAATCTTCCTGACTATACTCAGGAACATATTATCAACAATGTTTTATATGATCACCTCAATGAAGATGTTTACTTAACCTTTAAGAAATAG